A region of uncultured Desulfobacter sp. DNA encodes the following proteins:
- a CDS encoding CheR family methyltransferase, whose product MNSILFKPRELTELKDLVYKTCGINLHDGKLELLKSKVAKRMRLTQMDVQQYLSHLRSNEREVIEFIDTITTNHSFFYRENKSIEYIVRQFDHHPKKETKHFKIWCAACSTGDEPYSAAVQLKALGLSFSILATDISHSVLQVAQRGIYKNDKVKNVPLPVLHRFFQKGTEKYKGHLKIKNEIRQHITFKKFNLISDRIPGSDFDAVLCRNVMIYFTHQTSEAVVNKLYHALSTNGFFAIGNAESLMNMKHRFKAVAGIPSLYVK is encoded by the coding sequence ATGAATTCAATACTATTTAAACCAAGAGAGCTGACTGAATTAAAAGACCTTGTGTATAAAACCTGTGGTATCAATCTTCATGATGGCAAACTTGAATTGTTAAAATCCAAGGTTGCCAAACGAATGCGTTTAACCCAGATGGATGTTCAGCAATATTTATCACATCTAAGGTCAAATGAACGCGAAGTGATTGAATTTATAGATACAATAACAACAAATCACTCCTTTTTTTACAGGGAAAATAAAAGTATTGAATATATTGTCAGGCAGTTTGACCACCATCCTAAAAAAGAGACAAAACATTTTAAAATATGGTGTGCAGCCTGTTCAACCGGCGATGAACCGTATAGTGCTGCCGTACAGTTAAAAGCCCTGGGTCTTTCTTTTTCTATTCTGGCCACGGATATATCCCATTCTGTACTCCAGGTGGCCCAGAGGGGGATATACAAAAATGATAAAGTCAAAAATGTTCCTCTACCTGTTTTGCATCGGTTTTTCCAGAAAGGGACTGAAAAGTATAAGGGGCATTTAAAAATCAAAAATGAAATCCGCCAGCATATTACTTTTAAGAAATTTAATTTGATTTCAGACCGAATCCCGGGTTCGGATTTTGATGCCGTGTTATGCAGAAACGTAATGATCTATTTTACTCATCAAACCAGTGAAGCTGTAGTTAATAAATTATACCATGCTTTATCGACCAACGGCTTTTTTGCCATTGGCAACGCTGAAAGTCTGATGAATATGAAACATCGTTTTAAGGCTGTGGCCGGAATTCCAAGCCTTTATGTGAAATGA
- a CDS encoding response regulator, with protein sequence MEKNKILVVDDEAPILRLLSQLFTKAGYDVSTAENANDALKYIEEENIIVMFFDLNMPVINGMELCRQVKSLKPMSIIYAITGYASLFELSECLDAGFEDYFKKPVNMSTLLKTAESAFEKVNRWKKM encoded by the coding sequence ATGGAAAAGAATAAAATACTGGTCGTTGATGATGAGGCTCCCATTTTAAGGCTTCTTTCCCAACTGTTCACCAAAGCCGGATATGATGTATCCACAGCCGAAAATGCAAATGATGCTTTAAAATATATTGAAGAGGAAAATATTATCGTCATGTTCTTCGATTTAAATATGCCTGTGATAAACGGTATGGAATTATGCCGGCAAGTCAAAAGCCTGAAACCCATGTCAATTATATATGCCATTACCGGCTATGCGTCTTTATTTGAATTGTCCGAATGCCTTGACGCAGGTTTTGAAGACTACTTTAAAAAACCGGTGAATATGTCGACTTTGCTGAAAACCGCTGAATCCGCGTTTGAAAAAGTGAACCGCTGGAAAAAAATGTAA